The Prosthecobacter fusiformis sequence TTTAGCCACTTTTTATGGGGCGTCTTTGATGAAAGTATCCCTCGAGTCCCAAAGGAGTGGCAGGGGGCGGATTTGAACCGCCGACCAAAGGCTTATGAGTCCTCTGCTCTACCGCTGAGCTACACTGCCATGTGTGTTTTGATGGCTCCTGAGGTAGGGTTCGAACCTACGACCTAGTGGTTAACAGCCACCCGCTCTACCGCTGAGCTACTCAGGAGTGTAATCCCCGTTCTTGTGAAACGGGCCGACATACTGGCCTACCTTGGAGCATCTGGCAAGTGATTGTTTCACTGTTTGACCAGTTTTGAGCTGACGATTCAGGCAGCCGCCCCTCGGCTTCTTTTCCCGGCGATCAGGCCGTGTTTGGGGGCAAAGATGAAGGCGAGGGTGAAAAAGAGTGCCTGGGCGAGGACGATGCAGGCTCCAGTGGAGCCGTTGATGAAAAAACTGGCATAGACGCCGAGGCAACTGGCTAGCACGGATGAGCTGGAGGCGATGAGCAGCATGTGGTCAAACCGGTCGGTCAGGAGGCGGGCCGTGCAGCCTGGGGTGACGAGCATGGCCACAACGAGAATGATGCCGACGGCCTGCATGGAGGCGACGATGGTGGCGGCCAGGAGGGCCAAAAAGACATAATACGTGAGGGCGGTGTTCTGGCCGATGGCCCGTGCATGGGCGGGATCAAAGCAGAACAGGAGCAAATCCTTCCTCATCAGCAGAGTTACCATCAGGGTGACGATGGCGGTCACGGCGGTCTGCAGCATGACGACGCGTTCGATGCCGAGGATATTGCCGAACAAAATGTGTGTCAGATGCAGGTCTGACTCCACTTTCGAAAACATGACCAGGCCGAGGGCAAAGAGGCCGGTGAAGACGATGCCCATGACGGTATCCTCTTTGATGCGGCTGTTGGATTTGATCCAGCCAGTGGCCGTGGCGCAAAGCAAGCCGGAAGCAAAAGCCCCGAGCGCGAGGGGAAGGCCAATGATGTAGGCGAGCACCACACCCGGCAGGACGGCATGGGAGATGGCGTCTCCCATCAGGGACCAGCCTTTCAAAACGAGATAACAGGACAGCACGGCGCAGACGGCTCCAACAAGGGCACCGATGAGCAGCGCCTCATTCATGAAGCTGTATTGAAAAGGGTCCAGCCAGTTCATAGGGCAGCAGCTTTGAAACGTTGCGCACGAGAGGCCAGCAGTCCGTGCTTGGGTGCGAGGATCAGTGCGGCTAAAAAGACCAGAGTCTGGAGGACGACGATGCAGCCACCGGTGGATCCGTTGAAGAAGTAACTGATGTAGGCACCGACCACACCGCACACAATGCCTGTGCCGGTGGCGATGCCGAGCATGCTGCCAAAACGATCCGTGAGCAGGTAAGCTGTAGCGCCAGGTGTGACCAGCATGGCGACAACGAGGCAGGCACCGACTGTCTGCAAGGCTGCGACGGCGGTGGCTGAGAGCAGGGCCAGCAGCAGGAAATTTAGAAAACGGGTATTCAGGCCGATGCTGCGCGCATGGGTTTCGTCAAAGCAGTATAACAACAAGTCTCGCCATTTAAGCCCAAGCACAAGGATGGAGATGGCGGATATAATGACCACCTGGAGGATGTCGGGATCCGAGATGGCCAGGATGTTTCCAAAGATGATGGTGCGCAGGCTGATGTTGCTTTGATACAAAGTCAGCAAGAGGAGGCCGGCGGCAAAGAAGGTGGTGAAAACGACCCCGATGACGGCATCCTCACGCAGTCTTGAGTTCGCCTTTACCCAGCCCATGCCCACCGCCGCGAGGATACCTGCAATGAAAGCTCCGACAGAAAAGGGCAGGCCTAACATCCAGGCGACAGAGACCCCGGGCACCACGGCATGAGACAGGGCATCGCCCATCAGTGACCAGCCTTTGAGCGTGATGAAGCAGGAAAGGAATGCACAGACGCCGCCGATGAGGCCGCTGATGACAATGGCCTTCACCATGTATTCATACTGAAAGGGGATCAGCAGATCAGTCATTCCCCCACCTCCTTGGCGCGTTCTTTGACCAGGGCTTCCCTGCCCTGGCGATCTGTGTATTCCAGGTGGCCGTCTTTGCCGAAGACCAGTGGCCGTTCATCATCGGTCAGAAGCTTCACGGTGCGGCCATCGTGTTCCTGTATGGTGGAGTGCTCAAAGTGGAACTGACGCAGTACGCCGCCAAAGGCATGGGTCAGATTGGCCTCCGTGAAGACTGTTTCGGTTGGCCCATAGGCAAGCACCGTGCGGTTAATGAGCACCACCTGATCACAAAACTCCGGCACACTGCCGAGGTTATGGGTGGAGACGAGGATGATGTGACCTTCTTCACGCAGTGAGCGCAGCAGCTCAATGATGGCCGTCTCTGTCTGTACATCCACGCCAGTAAAGGGTTCATCCAGCAGCATGATGCGGCCTTTTTGAGCCAGGGCCCGGGCCAGGAAAACACGCTTTTTTTGGCCACCCGAGAGCTCGCCAATCTGGCGATCTCGGAATGCAGTCATGCCCACGCGTTCCAGGCATTCCTGGACGATGCGCTTATCTTCAGCGCGGGGAATGCGCAGGAAGTTCATGTGCCCATAGCGCCCCATCATTACCACATCCCAAACGCTGACAGGGAAGCTCCAGTCCACCTCTTCACTCTGCGGCACATAGGCCACCAGCTTGCTGCGACGGGCGGCAGCCGCAGTGCCACCGACGATGAGCACCTTTCCTTTAGCCGGTGCAAGGAACCCCATGATGGCCTTGAACAGGGTGCTCTTGCCGCTGCCATTCGCACCCACCAGGGCGCAGATGGTCCCTCCATTCAGGGTGAAGGAGGCATCCCGCAGGGCGATGTGACCGTTCGTATAGGCCACGGTGACATTGGCGACTTCTACAGAGAGCGGCTGGGCGGCTGGGATCATGGCGGGTTCAGGGAGACGTGAACGCTTTCACGATGGTGTCTGCATTGTATTGCAGCAGTTTCAGATACGTGGGTGCTGGGCCATTGGCAGCGGTCAATGAATCCACATAAAGCACGCCGCCATACCGCGCACCGGTTTCTTTGGCCACTTGGCGCATGGCTTTGTCACTAATGGTGCTTTCAGAGAAGACGACCGGGATACGGCTGCTGCGCACCGTATCCACGACTTTCTGCACCTGCTGTGGGGTGCCTTCTTCATCCGCATTGATGGGCCAGAGATAGAGTTCCTTCATGCCATAGTTCCGTGTCAGGTAAGAGAAGGCTCCTTCGCAGCTTACGAGCCAACGTTGCTCCTCAGGAATGGTTTCCAATGCTTTCCTCACCGGTTCATCCACGGCACGCAGCTCAGCCGTATAGGCAGCAGCGTTGGCGTTGTAAATGGCCTCATTGGGAGGATCCAACTTGACGAGAGCCTGACGGATATTTTCCACGTAGATGACGGCATTGGCCGGGGACATCCATGAGTGCGGATTTGGCTTGCCGCTGTAGGGGCCTTCGCCAATGCCGATGGGCTCGACCCCCTCGGTTAGCACCACACTGGGCACATCCCGCACCTGCTGGAGGAATTTTTCAAACCAGCGTTCCAGGCCCATTCCATTCCACAGGACGAGGTCCGCCTTCTGCGCCTTCACCAGATCTTGCGGGGT is a genomic window containing:
- a CDS encoding metal ABC transporter permease; protein product: MNWLDPFQYSFMNEALLIGALVGAVCAVLSCYLVLKGWSLMGDAISHAVLPGVVLAYIIGLPLALGAFASGLLCATATGWIKSNSRIKEDTVMGIVFTGLFALGLVMFSKVESDLHLTHILFGNILGIERVVMLQTAVTAIVTLMVTLLMRKDLLLFCFDPAHARAIGQNTALTYYVFLALLAATIVASMQAVGIILVVAMLVTPGCTARLLTDRFDHMLLIASSSSVLASCLGVYASFFINGSTGACIVLAQALFFTLAFIFAPKHGLIAGKRSRGAAA
- a CDS encoding metal ABC transporter permease — encoded protein: MTDLLIPFQYEYMVKAIVISGLIGGVCAFLSCFITLKGWSLMGDALSHAVVPGVSVAWMLGLPFSVGAFIAGILAAVGMGWVKANSRLREDAVIGVVFTTFFAAGLLLLTLYQSNISLRTIIFGNILAISDPDILQVVIISAISILVLGLKWRDLLLYCFDETHARSIGLNTRFLNFLLLALLSATAVAALQTVGACLVVAMLVTPGATAYLLTDRFGSMLGIATGTGIVCGVVGAYISYFFNGSTGGCIVVLQTLVFLAALILAPKHGLLASRAQRFKAAAL
- a CDS encoding manganese/iron ABC transporter ATP-binding protein, producing MIPAAQPLSVEVANVTVAYTNGHIALRDASFTLNGGTICALVGANGSGKSTLFKAIMGFLAPAKGKVLIVGGTAAAARRSKLVAYVPQSEEVDWSFPVSVWDVVMMGRYGHMNFLRIPRAEDKRIVQECLERVGMTAFRDRQIGELSGGQKKRVFLARALAQKGRIMLLDEPFTGVDVQTETAIIELLRSLREEGHIILVSTHNLGSVPEFCDQVVLINRTVLAYGPTETVFTEANLTHAFGGVLRQFHFEHSTIQEHDGRTVKLLTDDERPLVFGKDGHLEYTDRQGREALVKERAKEVGE
- a CDS encoding metal ABC transporter substrate-binding protein, whose amino-acid sequence is MKRHSILLLLASLLVSCGPSTPAVNDGKKRILTTFTIIQDIAQNVAGDAAVVESITKPGAEIHDYEPTPQDLVKAQKADLVLWNGMGLERWFEKFLQQVRDVPSVVLTEGVEPIGIGEGPYSGKPNPHSWMSPANAVIYVENIRQALVKLDPPNEAIYNANAAAYTAELRAVDEPVRKALETIPEEQRWLVSCEGAFSYLTRNYGMKELYLWPINADEEGTPQQVQKVVDTVRSSRIPVVFSESTISDKAMRQVAKETGARYGGVLYVDSLTAANGPAPTYLKLLQYNADTIVKAFTSP